The Methanocella arvoryzae MRE50 genome includes a region encoding these proteins:
- the twy1 gene encoding 4-demethylwyosine synthase TYW1 — protein MTAANLIDLLRKQGYHILGRHSAIKPCLWLNRSIKAKGSCYKAQFYGISSHRCVQMTPCVACNQRCLHCWRPVEEPFTIESWDKPELIAEQAIAEQLRFVSGYGGTDSADKAIWKEAFKPKHAAISLVGEPTLYPYLDELIELFKSKEMSTFIVTNGTRPDVLAQISPSQLYMSLDAPDHETYLATCNPAGDLWNKVQESLEVLGSRPQQRRALRITLVKGLNMKDPAGYARQISTAKPDYVEVKAYMHLGYSRYRLPREAMPRHAEVLEFAKDVAAACGYKLAMDVELSRVVLLSRDGTARRLE, from the coding sequence GTGACAGCGGCTAATCTCATCGATCTTTTACGGAAGCAGGGGTACCATATACTCGGCAGGCACAGCGCTATCAAGCCCTGCCTGTGGCTGAACCGGTCGATCAAGGCTAAGGGTTCCTGCTATAAAGCCCAGTTCTACGGCATTAGTTCCCACCGCTGCGTCCAGATGACGCCCTGTGTCGCCTGCAATCAGCGTTGCCTTCACTGCTGGAGGCCGGTAGAAGAACCATTCACCATAGAATCCTGGGATAAGCCAGAACTGATCGCAGAGCAGGCAATAGCCGAGCAACTCCGCTTCGTATCAGGATATGGCGGTACCGACTCTGCGGACAAGGCCATATGGAAAGAGGCGTTCAAGCCAAAACACGCGGCCATCTCGCTCGTAGGCGAGCCTACCTTATACCCTTACCTGGACGAGCTTATAGAGCTGTTCAAGAGTAAGGAAATGTCTACTTTTATCGTCACCAACGGGACTCGTCCGGATGTGCTGGCGCAGATCAGCCCCAGCCAGCTTTACATGTCGCTCGACGCTCCGGATCACGAGACCTATCTGGCAACCTGCAACCCTGCCGGAGACCTGTGGAATAAAGTACAGGAATCTCTCGAAGTCCTCGGATCCCGGCCTCAGCAGCGCAGAGCCCTGCGCATCACCCTCGTCAAAGGCCTGAACATGAAAGACCCGGCAGGCTATGCCCGGCAGATCAGTACTGCAAAGCCAGACTACGTGGAAGTCAAAGCATACATGCATTTAGGATACAGCCGGTACCGGCTTCCCCGTGAAGCGATGCCCCGCCATGCTGAAGTGTTAGAGTTCGCTAAAGACGTAGCGGCCGCATGCGGCTACAAGCTGGCAATGGACGTGGAACTCAGCAGAGTCGTATTACTGAGCAGAGACGGGACGGCCAGACGGCTTGAGTAG
- a CDS encoding haloacid dehalogenase yields MNHGIEEICDRIRARFDAMDKAREQSLALSRKITRNSGDAIKAIHRGEWDQSAKLIDETRSLVLQVNDILRDFPDIYYSGYVGNAQTEYAEVSILNAVLHGENIPSPDELQVDYAAYLNGVGDTIGELRRHILDQIRTGRPEEGEKYLDLMDELYTELMSFDYPDAITHGLRKKTDVARSLIERTRGEITNALQIKDLKDAMGSFKQKIK; encoded by the coding sequence ATGAACCACGGGATTGAGGAAATCTGCGACAGAATACGGGCAAGGTTTGACGCCATGGATAAGGCTAGGGAACAATCTCTGGCACTCTCGAGGAAGATCACCAGAAACTCCGGCGACGCCATCAAAGCCATACACCGTGGGGAGTGGGACCAGTCTGCAAAACTGATAGACGAGACAAGGTCGCTGGTGTTGCAGGTGAACGATATCCTGAGGGATTTTCCCGACATCTACTATTCCGGCTACGTCGGCAACGCGCAGACGGAATATGCAGAAGTATCTATTCTAAATGCTGTGCTGCACGGCGAAAATATCCCTTCGCCGGATGAGCTTCAGGTAGACTATGCCGCTTACTTGAATGGGGTGGGGGATACTATCGGCGAGCTCCGCCGGCACATCCTGGATCAGATCCGCACTGGCAGGCCTGAAGAGGGAGAAAAATATCTCGATCTGATGGATGAGCTATATACGGAACTGATGTCTTTCGACTACCCCGACGCCATCACCCATGGCCTGCGCAAAAAGACAGACGTGGCCCGCTCCCTGATCGAGCGCACCCGCGGCGAGATCACCAACGCCCTGCAGATCAAAGACCTCAAGGATGCGATGGGCAGCTTTAAGCAGAAGATCAAATGA
- a CDS encoding MDR family MFS transporter, with the protein MIDGIFRRYDRQIWILTGGSLINSFGFSIAYPFISLYLYMYRGIPMTDVGMALLIAAAIGLLGQVAGGELCDRIGRKAVMSFGIALNVVAFGLLTTAILFQAGYPVFVVLLCLREIAGGLYKNVPSVMVSDVVPEGDRNGAFSLLRIGGNLGFAIGPIIGGILATYSYAYMFAVTMFTSAIFLLITIFLLRDTRPDQCGANFAINGAKVWSDHPFLWFCIVSAVISVVYSQMLSTFSTYSGSYGQINESMIGLLFSLNGFMIVFLQYPIAVFLERFRLTTALIVGSLLYAAGFGMVGFCTGFWPLFLCMLIISTGELVFSPPSMNIVSRMASPENRGRYMSISGVLGSAGFAAGPFIGGFLMDQFSGTISLMWLILGLLGVVCVLGFIVLRSMVSSEIDKAEGVPEVYPIQR; encoded by the coding sequence TTGATAGACGGAATTTTCAGACGGTACGATAGGCAGATATGGATTCTGACCGGAGGCTCCCTCATCAACAGCTTCGGCTTTTCCATTGCATATCCGTTTATTTCACTTTACCTCTACATGTACCGCGGCATTCCGATGACCGATGTGGGCATGGCTTTGCTGATCGCCGCTGCCATCGGCCTTCTGGGCCAGGTTGCCGGTGGGGAACTGTGTGACAGGATCGGGCGTAAGGCAGTCATGAGCTTTGGCATTGCTCTGAACGTCGTTGCTTTCGGCCTGCTGACCACTGCGATTCTCTTTCAGGCAGGATATCCTGTATTTGTGGTTTTGCTCTGCCTTCGAGAGATAGCGGGAGGCCTGTACAAGAACGTGCCGTCGGTGATGGTATCCGACGTGGTGCCTGAAGGCGACCGGAACGGGGCTTTCAGCCTGCTGCGCATCGGCGGCAATCTCGGCTTTGCCATCGGCCCGATCATCGGCGGCATCCTGGCTACATATTCGTATGCTTACATGTTTGCCGTCACGATGTTTACCAGTGCCATCTTCCTGCTGATCACCATCTTCCTGCTCAGGGATACCCGGCCTGACCAGTGTGGTGCTAATTTTGCTATAAACGGTGCGAAGGTCTGGTCTGATCATCCGTTCCTCTGGTTCTGCATCGTATCGGCAGTGATATCCGTGGTCTATTCCCAGATGCTTAGCACCTTCAGCACATATTCAGGCAGCTACGGGCAGATCAACGAGTCGATGATAGGGCTGCTGTTCTCGCTGAACGGCTTCATGATCGTCTTTCTGCAATACCCGATTGCAGTATTCCTCGAGCGTTTCAGGCTGACTACCGCCCTGATCGTCGGCTCTCTCCTGTACGCGGCAGGCTTCGGCATGGTCGGCTTCTGTACGGGCTTCTGGCCGCTATTCCTCTGCATGCTGATAATATCTACAGGCGAGCTGGTCTTCTCTCCGCCTTCCATGAATATCGTGTCCCGGATGGCCAGCCCGGAGAACAGAGGCAGGTACATGAGCATTTCAGGCGTGCTCGGCAGCGCAGGCTTCGCAGCGGGGCCGTTTATCGGAGGTTTCCTGATGGACCAGTTCTCGGGGACGATATCTCTCATGTGGCTTATTTTAGGCTTACTCGGGGTGGTATGCGTGCTCGGGTTCATAGTGCTGCGGTCCATGGTCAGCAGCGAGATCGATAAAGCAGAGGGCGTACCAGAGGTTTATCCGATACAAAGGTAG
- the metG gene encoding methionine--tRNA ligase, translating into MSEFPCDKPVLVTCGLPYANGSAHIGHLRTYIPADMFVRTLRMMGQETVFVCGSDAHGTPIIVNAEEQKISPRQLVDKYHVQFDSIFKKCGVIFDRYGNTDDPTNHARTKSIVSELQKNGYVYPKEIKVAYCPQCQRGLPDRYVEGVCPYCSSIARGDECDIGCQRHLEPGEILDPKCKVCGSKAEVRTQEHFFFKLSEFGDFLQEYLNTLHATPNAVNYAMEWAKELKDWCITRNLEWGVKYPGHEDLVVYVWVDAPIGYIAFTEEYAKAAGKNWEDLWKGDSRIIHFIGGDIIYHHCIFWPAMLKGAGYTLPWGVVASGMIKVNDKKFSKSRGYIVWVEDDYLAHGFHPDLLRYYILSYTSHTKDINFSWTEFQTKINKELVGSYGNFVNRVLTFIDSKGIDVKGTIDPKISSAIKTAIDMVKTEIGNYEFKKICDSIITLSDVGNTYFQSHEPWKLIKENPAACENVLFNCIQIVKALAILSEPTVPEKAKEIWGMLGYDPATLASARIDDALVPYENRPRPKPSILFTKLEDKKIAEMTKIMDERVKAAEAKLNGKKAEEELEPQLPPITIDDFAKMELRVGKVIASEKIKGSKKLLKNLIDLGEDKPRQIVSGIAEVYTPEEMVGKTVIVIANLKPTKIMGVESNGMILAADSNGATLLTVEKPSEPGTKVR; encoded by the coding sequence ATGTCAGAGTTCCCATGCGACAAACCGGTACTGGTGACCTGTGGCCTGCCCTACGCTAACGGCTCCGCCCACATCGGCCACCTGAGGACGTATATACCCGCGGATATGTTCGTGAGGACCCTGAGAATGATGGGCCAGGAAACCGTCTTTGTATGCGGTTCGGATGCCCACGGCACTCCTATCATCGTCAATGCGGAGGAGCAGAAGATCTCTCCGCGTCAGCTTGTTGACAAGTATCATGTTCAGTTTGACTCCATCTTTAAGAAATGTGGTGTCATTTTCGACAGGTATGGAAACACGGATGACCCCACGAATCACGCCCGCACGAAGTCGATTGTCTCAGAGTTGCAGAAGAACGGCTACGTGTACCCGAAAGAGATCAAGGTAGCTTATTGCCCGCAGTGCCAGCGCGGCCTGCCGGACCGGTATGTAGAAGGCGTGTGTCCGTACTGCAGCTCGATCGCCCGGGGCGACGAGTGCGACATCGGCTGCCAGCGGCACCTCGAGCCGGGAGAGATCCTTGACCCTAAGTGCAAGGTTTGCGGCTCGAAGGCCGAGGTCAGGACGCAGGAGCACTTCTTCTTCAAGCTCTCGGAGTTCGGAGATTTCCTGCAGGAGTACCTGAACACTCTCCACGCTACCCCTAATGCAGTCAACTATGCAATGGAATGGGCGAAAGAGCTGAAAGACTGGTGTATCACCAGAAACCTCGAATGGGGAGTCAAGTACCCCGGCCACGAAGATCTCGTCGTCTACGTCTGGGTAGACGCGCCTATCGGCTACATAGCGTTCACTGAAGAGTACGCTAAGGCAGCCGGCAAAAACTGGGAAGACTTATGGAAGGGCGACAGCCGGATCATCCACTTCATCGGCGGGGACATCATCTACCACCATTGCATTTTCTGGCCTGCAATGCTCAAGGGCGCGGGCTACACCCTGCCATGGGGAGTCGTCGCCTCGGGCATGATTAAGGTGAACGACAAGAAGTTCAGCAAGAGCAGAGGCTACATTGTGTGGGTGGAGGACGACTACCTCGCTCACGGGTTCCACCCGGACCTTTTAAGGTACTACATCCTCAGCTACACGTCCCACACCAAGGACATCAACTTCTCCTGGACCGAGTTCCAGACAAAGATCAACAAGGAACTGGTCGGCAGCTACGGTAACTTCGTGAACCGTGTCCTGACTTTCATCGACTCGAAGGGCATCGATGTGAAAGGCACGATCGACCCAAAGATCTCCTCTGCGATTAAGACTGCTATAGACATGGTCAAGACCGAGATCGGCAACTATGAGTTCAAGAAGATCTGCGATTCGATCATCACCCTCTCGGACGTCGGCAACACCTATTTCCAGAGCCACGAGCCCTGGAAGCTGATCAAGGAGAACCCTGCCGCTTGCGAGAATGTGCTTTTCAATTGCATACAGATCGTGAAAGCCCTCGCAATCCTGTCCGAGCCCACGGTGCCCGAAAAGGCAAAGGAAATCTGGGGCATGCTGGGCTACGATCCGGCGACTCTCGCGAGCGCCCGCATTGACGATGCGCTGGTGCCCTATGAGAACCGCCCGAGGCCGAAGCCCTCCATCCTGTTCACAAAGCTCGAAGACAAGAAAATTGCGGAGATGACGAAGATCATGGACGAACGTGTAAAGGCTGCCGAGGCAAAGCTCAACGGCAAGAAGGCCGAAGAAGAGCTGGAACCCCAGTTACCCCCAATCACGATCGACGACTTCGCGAAGATGGAGCTCCGGGTCGGAAAAGTAATAGCCAGTGAGAAGATTAAGGGCAGTAAAAAACTGCTCAAGAACCTGATCGACCTCGGCGAGGACAAGCCCAGGCAGATCGTCTCAGGTATCGCAGAAGTCTATACACCTGAAGAGATGGTGGGCAAGACCGTTATCGTCATCGCCAACCTGAAGCCGACTAAGATTATGGGGGTAGAATCCAACGGCATGATCCTGGCTGCGGACTCTAACGGGGCAACACTGCTGACCGTGGAGAAGCCGTCCGAGCCGGGCACAAAAGTCCGATAG
- a CDS encoding phosphoribosyltransferase — translation MVLPEYFKCVITNWDYIYGLCRNISKDVRKSGYTPDVIVALARGGWFAGRVLCDFLNLNDLTSLKIEHYTGTANVSEGPKVRYLFDGASVKGKNVLIVDDITDTGKSLLTAKEYISRYEPASVKTATLQHLTCSQFKADYVGEVLDEWAWVVFPWNFMEDMCDLTCQVADKEKLKVFTVNDIKACLKKYHQIEPTYFEISQPGRMQEIMCEMEYRGKIRSAGNERWQFVK, via the coding sequence ATGGTGTTACCCGAGTACTTTAAGTGCGTCATCACTAACTGGGATTATATCTACGGACTTTGCAGGAACATTTCTAAAGACGTGCGAAAATCAGGGTACACTCCCGACGTAATTGTGGCGCTGGCCCGGGGCGGCTGGTTTGCCGGCAGGGTTCTCTGCGACTTTCTAAACCTGAACGACCTCACGAGCCTGAAGATCGAGCACTACACGGGTACGGCGAACGTCTCAGAAGGGCCTAAAGTCAGGTACCTGTTCGACGGCGCCTCCGTAAAAGGCAAAAACGTCCTCATCGTAGACGATATTACCGACACCGGCAAAAGCCTGCTTACGGCGAAGGAGTACATATCAAGATATGAGCCGGCCTCGGTCAAGACTGCCACGCTGCAGCACCTGACCTGTTCCCAGTTCAAGGCGGACTACGTGGGAGAAGTCCTGGACGAGTGGGCCTGGGTGGTGTTTCCATGGAACTTCATGGAAGACATGTGTGATCTGACCTGTCAGGTCGCGGACAAGGAAAAGCTGAAAGTATTCACTGTCAACGATATCAAGGCCTGCCTGAAAAAGTACCATCAGATTGAGCCGACATATTTCGAGATCAGCCAGCCCGGGCGCATGCAGGAGATCATGTGCGAAATGGAGTACAGAGGCAAGATCCGCTCCGCGGGCAACGAGCGCTGGCAGTTTGTAAAGTAA
- the hxlB gene encoding 6-phospho-3-hexuloisomerase — protein MEVKSPRTDAPINVNTNQVVTDTMISIADSLINIADSIDASNLDEFASMLTSANRIFVMGAGRSGLVAKSFAMRLMHIGFQVYVVGEIITPAVTAGDVVVAISGSGNTRTISEFGEICKKLNVKLVTVTTNKDSALGRMSDLVVILDNKQKPVQSKEYMERQLRGNHKSLTPLGTLFELTAAVFLDAFIAKMMVIKGVDESFLKQRHTVLE, from the coding sequence ATGGAAGTAAAATCCCCTCGCACTGACGCGCCGATTAATGTCAATACCAACCAGGTAGTCACAGACACGATGATCTCTATTGCAGACAGTCTGATCAACATTGCCGACTCTATTGATGCTTCAAACCTCGACGAGTTTGCCAGCATGCTGACCTCGGCCAACCGCATCTTTGTCATGGGAGCAGGCCGCTCAGGCCTTGTGGCGAAATCGTTTGCCATGCGCCTGATGCACATCGGATTCCAGGTCTACGTCGTAGGCGAAATTATCACCCCCGCGGTAACGGCAGGCGATGTAGTCGTCGCTATCTCGGGCAGCGGCAACACCCGCACGATCTCTGAATTCGGGGAAATCTGCAAAAAGCTCAATGTGAAGCTGGTCACGGTGACCACTAACAAGGATTCTGCCCTGGGCCGGATGTCGGACCTCGTGGTGATTCTTGACAACAAGCAGAAGCCGGTCCAGAGCAAGGAATATATGGAACGGCAGCTCAGGGGCAACCACAAATCACTGACCCCGCTGGGCACTCTGTTCGAGCTTACGGCAGCAGTCTTCCTGGATGCCTTCATTGCCAAGATGATGGTGATCAAGGGCGTAGACGAGTCGTTCCTGAAGCAGCGCCATACTGTACTCGAATAA
- a CDS encoding ribose 1,5-bisphosphate isomerase — protein sequence MTILHETAEKIKNMEIRGAGRIARAAALALKDEAKSIDTDSLDEFNAKMKAAYKLLYQTRPTAVSLPNALRIVMRYKASTVAEARSQIIANADAFVTGSENAVKRIGEIGARRIKDDFTIMTHCNSSAAAQIIQTAFKSKKNISVIATETRPRMQGYVTVDVMQKAGIPTTLILDSAVRYFMKKVDAVVVGADAITVNGNLINKVGTSQLALAAHEARVPFIVAAETYKFSPRTLLGELVEIEERDPSEVLSPEMQKKWPNLKIANPAFDITPHSYIDLICTEIGAIPPEMAYWVITEKLGWEIEEADENIM from the coding sequence ATGACAATACTACACGAAACCGCAGAGAAGATTAAAAATATGGAGATTAGAGGGGCAGGAAGGATCGCCAGAGCTGCAGCCCTTGCCTTGAAAGACGAAGCTAAGTCTATAGATACCGACAGCCTTGACGAGTTCAACGCTAAGATGAAGGCGGCTTATAAACTGTTGTATCAGACTCGCCCGACTGCAGTATCGCTTCCCAACGCACTGCGCATCGTCATGCGCTACAAAGCATCCACGGTCGCAGAAGCCCGCAGCCAGATCATAGCCAACGCGGACGCCTTCGTCACTGGATCAGAAAATGCGGTAAAGAGGATTGGGGAGATCGGAGCAAGGCGGATCAAGGACGATTTCACGATCATGACCCACTGCAACTCGTCTGCCGCAGCCCAGATCATCCAGACCGCTTTCAAGTCGAAGAAAAATATCAGCGTGATAGCCACAGAAACCAGGCCCAGGATGCAGGGCTACGTGACCGTAGACGTCATGCAAAAAGCAGGGATACCGACTACCCTCATCCTCGACTCTGCTGTCAGGTACTTCATGAAAAAAGTCGACGCCGTCGTAGTCGGCGCAGATGCGATCACAGTCAACGGTAACCTTATCAACAAGGTAGGAACCTCTCAGCTGGCGCTGGCAGCCCACGAAGCCCGGGTGCCTTTCATCGTGGCTGCGGAAACCTACAAATTCAGCCCGAGAACTCTGCTTGGCGAGCTGGTGGAAATCGAGGAAAGAGACCCGTCAGAGGTCCTGAGCCCCGAAATGCAGAAAAAGTGGCCCAACCTCAAAATCGCCAATCCGGCGTTCGACATCACTCCGCACAGCTACATCGACCTGATCTGCACCGAGATCGGAGCGATTCCCCCGGAGATGGCCTACTGGGTGATCACCGAAAAGCTCGGCTGGGAGATAGAGGAAGCAGACGAAAACATCATGTAA